In Paenibacillus sonchi, a single genomic region encodes these proteins:
- a CDS encoding LysR family transcriptional regulator, translating to MNIQQLKCFVSLAETLNFSTTAEKLNLTQPAVSHNIKSLENELGIILFVRNKRTVNLTLAGKSFYEDMEGLLFRLDQSIKKAKRLSEKYESTLVIGYTETVFEKKVLPDMIRRFKEKYPQIQIQLKKSNLTREKEDLLNQKFDIIFTSEDNLGKDIDFCFYPVLQGAYVCVLPKNHPFANESELDIEQLNHQSIILFDEHQSPQP from the coding sequence ATGAATATTCAGCAATTAAAGTGCTTTGTTTCTCTTGCCGAGACACTGAATTTTTCAACAACGGCGGAGAAATTAAATTTGACACAACCTGCTGTAAGCCACAACATAAAAAGTTTAGAAAATGAGCTGGGAATCATTTTATTTGTCCGCAACAAAAGGACTGTTAATTTGACTTTAGCCGGCAAAAGCTTTTACGAAGATATGGAAGGGCTTCTATTCAGATTAGACCAATCTATTAAGAAAGCAAAACGGCTCTCGGAAAAATATGAAAGCACTTTGGTTATCGGATACACAGAGACTGTTTTTGAGAAGAAAGTTTTGCCGGACATGATTAGGCGATTTAAGGAAAAATACCCGCAGATTCAAATTCAGTTGAAAAAGTCTAATTTGACCAGAGAGAAAGAAGATTTATTAAACCAAAAGTTTGATATCATATTTACTTCGGAAGATAATTTGGGAAAGGACATTGATTTTTGTTTTTATCCGGTACTTCAAGGGGCCTATGTTTGTGTACTGCCCAAAAATCATCCTTTCGCGAATGAAAGTGAGCTGGACATCGAACAATTAAATCATCAATCGATCATTTTATTTGACGAACACCAATCCCCCCAACCCTAA
- a CDS encoding ABC transporter permease yields the protein MNIFNKVTLQSMKKSRTRTIVTIIGVVLSAAMITGVATFGVSLLNYMANGAAQKYGGWHVEFLNVDSSFAQERTLDKGVANTATVENIGYAKLDGGKNPKKPYLFMAGFSKKAFDTLPISLMSGRLPENSGEILVPMSAEVNSGVKFAEGDTLSLAVGNRMNGNKNLGQHDPYISGKETLMPKAKRTYNIVGIYYLPGFEEPSAPGYTLITKADAGDTADSLNLFVTLKNPRSVHAYASSTAGTGAYVFNDNVLRFMGLSGDNIFNTLLYSVGGILVALIMIGSIFLIYNSFNISLNERTHQFGILSSVGATARQLRNSVLFEGLCIGAAGIPIGVIAGIGSIRLVISVVARNFENILYTNVPLTLTVSIPVIVAAAAVSMVTILISAYIPARKAASTPVMEIIRQTNEVKIESKAVKTSKLAQRIYGLEGTLALKNFKRNKKRYRSIVLSLVLSVVLFISTSAFVTDLKQWSERAVVFTTFDIIMSTQDMNDSEMLPLYDKLKTADGVYESSYQALMKYSCVAKASDLSDDYWKYAGSHSLDETVNLPMEIQFLDDSAYLNIIKSLNLPEEEYTGQNAKMIAVAKMKNHMKDNREEEVENISDLFKSSSMNFTIAPETNGKPKMEQGRNVSIKFVNTVPPDGPSIPEDSKVKNPFIFKVMVPYSIKEKFETSDTHVAVKALTFRSKTPIQSTAKMEAMIKGAGIKSNYTLYNFSKVLDENRNMIFIANVFAYTFIIMISLITVANVFNTISTNIKLRRRELAMLRSVGMSERDFQKMMNFECAFYGMSALIFGLPIAAISAWLIYKVMGGGADNIAFVFPWGSIGISVFSVFFVVFITMLYAISRIKRENIIDALRDDMT from the coding sequence ATGAACATTTTTAACAAGGTCACCCTGCAAAGCATGAAAAAAAGCCGTACCCGAACAATTGTCACAATTATCGGAGTTGTTCTGTCCGCCGCCATGATCACAGGCGTAGCCACCTTTGGCGTTTCCCTGCTGAACTATATGGCAAACGGCGCGGCCCAGAAATACGGCGGTTGGCACGTCGAGTTTTTGAACGTTGATTCCTCTTTCGCACAGGAACGAACTCTCGACAAGGGAGTTGCAAACACCGCAACAGTTGAAAATATCGGCTACGCAAAACTTGACGGAGGGAAAAACCCCAAAAAGCCGTATCTTTTTATGGCCGGATTTAGCAAGAAAGCCTTTGATACCTTGCCCATCAGCCTGATGTCCGGCAGGCTGCCTGAAAACAGCGGGGAGATTCTTGTTCCGATGAGCGCCGAAGTAAACAGCGGCGTTAAATTCGCGGAGGGTGACACGCTTTCACTTGCTGTCGGAAACCGCATGAATGGCAACAAGAATCTCGGTCAACACGACCCTTACATTTCCGGGAAAGAAACTCTTATGCCAAAAGCCAAGAGAACCTACAATATTGTCGGTATCTACTATTTACCCGGTTTTGAGGAACCTTCCGCGCCGGGATATACCTTGATAACGAAAGCAGATGCCGGGGACACAGCGGACAGCTTAAACCTATTTGTCACGCTTAAAAACCCGCGTAGTGTTCACGCTTACGCAAGCAGCACAGCCGGAACCGGGGCTTACGTCTTTAACGATAATGTGCTGCGCTTCATGGGTCTTTCGGGCGATAATATATTCAACACGCTTCTGTACTCGGTTGGCGGCATTTTGGTTGCCTTGATCATGATCGGCTCGATTTTTCTGATTTATAATTCGTTCAACATATCGCTGAACGAGCGCACACACCAGTTCGGGATTCTCTCGTCAGTGGGAGCCACAGCGAGGCAGCTGCGAAATTCGGTGCTGTTTGAGGGACTTTGCATTGGTGCGGCCGGCATACCGATTGGCGTTATTGCCGGCATAGGCAGTATCAGGCTTGTGATTTCCGTTGTCGCCAGGAATTTTGAGAACATTCTCTACACCAACGTACCTTTAACATTGACAGTGTCCATTCCCGTAATTGTTGCTGCGGCTGCAGTTAGCATGGTTACCATTCTGATTTCGGCCTATATTCCGGCCCGAAAGGCCGCAAGTACTCCCGTTATGGAGATTATTCGTCAGACGAACGAGGTCAAAATTGAATCCAAAGCCGTGAAAACGTCAAAACTGGCGCAGCGTATTTACGGTTTAGAGGGAACCCTTGCGCTAAAGAATTTTAAAAGAAACAAGAAACGGTATCGCAGCATTGTACTATCCCTTGTTTTAAGCGTAGTGCTGTTTATATCCACCAGTGCTTTTGTAACGGATTTGAAGCAATGGTCGGAGCGGGCAGTAGTGTTTACTACATTTGACATCATTATGTCCACACAGGACATGAACGATAGCGAAATGCTGCCGCTTTATGACAAACTAAAAACCGCCGATGGTGTTTACGAAAGCTCGTATCAAGCGCTTATGAAGTATTCATGCGTTGCCAAAGCAAGCGATCTTTCAGATGATTATTGGAAATACGCGGGTTCACATTCGCTGGATGAAACGGTTAATTTGCCAATGGAAATTCAGTTTCTTGATGACAGCGCCTACCTGAACATTATCAAAAGCTTGAACTTGCCGGAAGAGGAATATACCGGGCAAAATGCGAAAATGATCGCCGTTGCAAAAATGAAAAACCACATGAAAGATAACCGGGAGGAAGAGGTTGAGAATATTAGTGATCTGTTCAAGAGTTCTTCCATGAATTTTACCATCGCTCCCGAAACCAATGGCAAGCCGAAGATGGAACAGGGGCGAAACGTAAGTATTAAGTTTGTCAATACCGTGCCACCTGATGGACCTTCGATCCCAGAAGACTCCAAGGTGAAGAATCCGTTCATTTTTAAGGTGATGGTCCCTTATTCAATCAAAGAGAAATTTGAAACCTCCGATACCCATGTGGCTGTTAAGGCCTTGACCTTTCGGTCAAAGACTCCCATACAGTCGACGGCTAAAATGGAAGCGATGATTAAGGGTGCGGGAATTAAATCCAATTATACCCTGTACAATTTTTCTAAAGTGCTTGATGAGAACCGTAATATGATATTCATTGCCAACGTGTTCGCTTATACTTTTATCATTATGATTTCGCTGATTACGGTTGCCAATGTGTTCAACACCATTTCCACCAATATCAAGCTGCGCCGGCGGGAGCTTGCCATGCTCCGCTCTGTGGGGATGTCGGAACGCGATTTCCAAAAGATGATGAATTTCGAGTGTGCCTTTTATGGCATGAGCGCGCTGATCTTCGGGCTTCCCATAGCGGCAATCTCTGCTTGGCTGATTTACAAAGTGATGGGCGGCGGGGCGGACAATATCGCTTTTGTGTTCCCGTGGGGCAGTATCGGAATCAGCGTGTTCAGCGTGTTCTTTGTGGTGTTCATTACAATGCTGTATGCCATTAGCAGGATAAAAAGAGAAAATATTATTGACGCGCTTCGGGATGATATGACTTGA
- a CDS encoding sensor histidine kinase has protein sequence MLRNREFRLFAILFSLMAATSVMVGFAINTLAGILAMASAAAFGTAFFVFTKARYKNIARISNQIDLVLHNADHLFIGESDEGELSILHSEITKMTLRIRDQNNALKKEKEHLADSLADIAHQLRTPLTSANLILSLLANNPDENERKAFVRETEELLVRMDWLITSLLKLSRLDAGIVVFQSGQIDVNHLINAALRPFLIPMELHDIDLQIDAPEGMIIQGDSGWLSEAIQNILKNCMESTGENGRIEIVCTDNPLFTEITIHDSGAGFEKEDLPSLFDRFYRGTNPNATGYGIGLSLCKMIITRQGGTITAKNHPQGGAIFAIRFPK, from the coding sequence ATGCTTCGGAATAGAGAGTTTCGGCTGTTTGCCATTTTGTTCTCTTTAATGGCCGCCACCTCTGTAATGGTGGGATTTGCAATCAATACGTTGGCGGGAATCCTTGCCATGGCTTCTGCCGCCGCCTTTGGCACAGCGTTTTTCGTGTTTACCAAAGCCCGGTACAAAAACATTGCGCGGATTTCCAATCAAATTGACCTTGTGCTTCATAATGCTGACCATCTGTTTATTGGTGAATCGGACGAGGGCGAACTTTCCATTCTGCACAGCGAGATCACAAAAATGACGCTGCGTATTCGGGACCAAAACAACGCGCTGAAAAAAGAAAAAGAACATCTTGCCGATTCGCTGGCCGACATCGCCCACCAGCTCCGGACCCCGCTCACATCCGCGAACCTCATTCTGTCATTGTTAGCGAATAACCCGGATGAAAACGAGCGGAAAGCATTTGTGCGGGAAACAGAGGAATTGCTTGTGCGGATGGATTGGCTGATTACTTCCCTATTGAAATTATCCCGCTTGGACGCGGGCATTGTGGTGTTCCAAAGCGGGCAGATCGATGTGAACCACTTGATAAACGCCGCGCTTCGCCCGTTCCTGATCCCCATGGAGCTGCATGATATTGATCTTCAAATAGACGCACCGGAAGGGATGATTATTCAGGGCGATTCCGGTTGGCTTTCGGAAGCCATTCAAAATATCCTCAAAAATTGCATGGAAAGCACAGGCGAGAACGGGAGGATTGAGATTGTCTGCACAGACAACCCCTTATTTACTGAGATAACCATCCACGACAGCGGCGCAGGCTTTGAAAAAGAAGATTTGCCCTCCCTGTTTGACAGGTTTTACCGCGGGACAAACCCAAACGCTACAGGATACGGGATTGGACTTTCTCTCTGCAAGATGATCATAACACGGCAGGGAGGGACGATTACCGCAAAAAATCACCCGCAGGGCGGCGCGATATTTGCCATTCGTTTCCCCAAGTGA
- a CDS encoding limonene hydroxylase, with protein MKTDIGGMMDTVLDEVRMQPGIQPGPVFLEAKWLAEHAAHRNAVKFGIAMLGLFQNEQEKDLLLTLGRHEEFTLYAAVAIHNGMEDSNQVLFELAQRVHGWGKIHIVERLEPASQEIKDWLLRQGCRNSVMNEYLACICARNGGLREALSADRVDSALLDGATDIIEALLNGGPAENMDDYEHAPQVLSDYVRLTREIGTAAKHLSAIFSIHAFLTQDEEEWAVRMSAGWSGQLRTGISDACQSIMADTKWISIVMDTVSSGDSPDRYYGVACAEQLGIDIWDTLYDQLAANPLQNFYYYQLMKSNDPDRIRKFVQFATEHLPLQQIATGPGNKMGYGEEYAAHRNLGAILQSLDRFEGIGTELIFTGLNSPVISNRNMALKALEGWNVTSWGDRLVEAVTHLLVVEPEDSVKERLRELREAKGL; from the coding sequence GTGAAGACAGATATCGGCGGCATGATGGATACCGTTCTAGATGAGGTACGCATGCAGCCCGGAATACAGCCAGGTCCCGTATTCCTTGAGGCGAAATGGCTGGCGGAACATGCGGCTCACCGGAATGCCGTCAAATTCGGAATTGCAATGCTGGGCCTTTTTCAGAATGAGCAAGAAAAGGACCTGCTTTTAACCCTGGGGAGACACGAGGAATTTACGCTATATGCTGCGGTTGCGATTCATAATGGAATGGAAGACAGCAATCAGGTTCTATTTGAATTGGCTCAACGTGTTCATGGCTGGGGGAAAATACATATCGTCGAGAGACTTGAGCCGGCTAGTCAGGAGATAAAAGATTGGCTGCTGCGGCAAGGATGCCGCAACAGCGTCATGAACGAATATTTAGCCTGTATTTGTGCAAGAAATGGCGGCTTGCGGGAGGCGCTTTCGGCTGATCGGGTAGATAGCGCATTATTAGATGGGGCAACCGATATCATTGAAGCGTTATTGAATGGCGGGCCGGCTGAGAACATGGATGATTATGAGCATGCTCCGCAGGTGTTGTCTGATTACGTGAGGCTGACCCGGGAGATAGGGACAGCCGCAAAACATCTGTCAGCTATATTTAGCATTCACGCCTTCCTGACTCAGGATGAGGAGGAGTGGGCTGTCCGGATGTCGGCGGGCTGGAGCGGGCAGTTAAGAACCGGTATTAGCGATGCTTGCCAATCTATTATGGCCGACACCAAGTGGATCAGCATTGTTATGGATACTGTTAGCAGCGGTGATTCGCCGGACCGTTACTATGGCGTAGCTTGTGCGGAGCAGCTTGGCATTGATATTTGGGACACTCTTTACGATCAGCTTGCAGCAAACCCGCTACAGAATTTTTATTACTATCAGCTTATGAAATCGAATGATCCAGACCGGATTCGAAAGTTTGTTCAATTCGCCACCGAACATCTTCCCTTGCAGCAAATCGCCACAGGCCCCGGGAATAAGATGGGGTATGGCGAAGAATATGCAGCACATAGGAATTTGGGCGCTATTTTGCAGAGCTTGGACCGGTTCGAAGGGATTGGTACAGAATTGATCTTCACTGGCCTGAACAGTCCAGTAATCTCAAACCGGAACATGGCGCTCAAGGCATTGGAGGGCTGGAACGTTACTTCTTGGGGGGATCGGCTTGTTGAAGCGGTCACTCACTTATTAGTAGTCGAGCCTGAAGACTCGGTAAAAGAACGGCTTCGCGAACTCCGTGAGGCAAAAGGTTTGTAA
- a CDS encoding NUDIX domain-containing protein translates to MERTVKRELYEEVGIEIKDTVTFAYSSSFVTDDGRNVINMVFLCEYDSGTAHSKSPDEVEAVYWMTYEEIMNHPQAPPWTKESIRRVALARI, encoded by the coding sequence CTGGAACGGACTGTAAAACGGGAACTGTATGAAGAAGTTGGAATCGAGATAAAAGATACTGTTACTTTTGCATACAGCTCCTCCTTTGTGACAGATGATGGACGCAACGTTATAAATATGGTCTTCCTATGCGAATATGACAGCGGTACAGCACATAGCAAAAGTCCAGATGAGGTTGAAGCCGTATATTGGATGACCTACGAGGAAATAATGAATCACCCCCAAGCTCCTCCTTGGACAAAAGAGAGTATACGAAGAGTAGCGTTAGCAAGAATATAG
- a CDS encoding response regulator transcription factor yields the protein MKRIFLVEDDKAIAKNLILLLRSEGFTVTHAPTRSEALAAIAGNKFDLALIDISLPDGNGFTVCTEIKETGDVPVIFLTASGDEASVVTGLNIGADDYITKPFRPRELIARIGTALRRSGRSGSAFEICGLHVDTASGVVKKNGNEVFLSALEYRLLLVFISNPKSIITRGRLLDELWDAAGEFVNDNTLTVYIKRLREKIENDPANPQIILTVRGTGYRLGSEYASE from the coding sequence ATGAAACGGATATTTTTGGTTGAGGACGATAAGGCAATCGCTAAAAACCTTATCCTTTTGCTTCGCTCGGAAGGATTTACAGTCACCCACGCCCCTACGCGGAGTGAAGCCCTTGCCGCAATTGCCGGAAATAAATTTGACTTGGCGTTGATTGATATTTCTTTGCCTGACGGAAATGGCTTTACAGTGTGCACGGAAATCAAAGAAACTGGGGATGTTCCCGTTATCTTTCTGACGGCTTCCGGCGATGAGGCGAGTGTTGTTACCGGGCTGAACATAGGCGCGGACGACTATATCACCAAGCCTTTTCGTCCGCGTGAATTGATTGCGCGAATTGGAACCGCCCTGCGAAGAAGCGGACGTTCCGGTTCGGCTTTTGAAATCTGCGGGCTTCATGTCGATACGGCAAGCGGTGTTGTGAAAAAAAACGGCAACGAGGTTTTTCTTTCAGCATTAGAATACCGCTTGCTGCTGGTGTTTATTAGCAACCCAAAAAGTATTATCACGCGGGGCAGGCTGCTTGACGAATTGTGGGACGCAGCAGGCGAGTTTGTCAATGACAATACACTGACCGTGTACATCAAACGTCTGCGGGAGAAGATCGAGAACGACCCGGCAAACCCGCAAATCATTCTGACCGTTCGCGGGACAGGGTATAGATTGGGGAGCGAGTATGCTTCGGAATAG
- a CDS encoding helix-turn-helix transcriptional regulator: MAKESFDKEIQFLRMLVLTSGAFSRQQFAERLGISVHTFDKTIRRLKEVVSSVHQHLPQEQSKELSETIRYSYYDSTDPLLLFLYRAKSVKKSESQRVSLLLAAMNEQALTAMELLDICCSSLPSHLPLPDEKTIRSDLKYLEEVGVIKREQGPRPFRYRIQDELIRGLSDDELIDLYDFVDVMANTQVPSVQGYLLRDGLKKHLLHNQFEQHAVEPFLYKYHFYSRILDEAHLFTLLHAIRLRRKVRFLYFSPKSEKNYASQNTNPLFERDTEGKAEKTLPLKIVYDHQYGRWYLLSHSREGIRKYRMEGITHIEEDEPVDEAWYEEKKSELAEKIRYSWLIDTGRPVTVRARFYNPGGSGPNFIKERVQLQGQWGQIVSEDEHSFIYEITVNGITEIKPWLRSFGSSCEILEPVQLRREMIAEWKEIQSYYESV, from the coding sequence TTGGCTAAGGAGAGCTTCGATAAAGAAATCCAATTCTTGCGTATGCTAGTACTGACTAGCGGGGCGTTTAGCAGACAACAGTTCGCAGAGCGGCTCGGCATTTCCGTCCACACCTTTGATAAAACAATCCGGCGGCTCAAAGAGGTCGTCAGTTCCGTGCACCAGCATTTGCCGCAGGAACAAAGCAAGGAATTATCTGAAACTATACGGTACAGCTATTATGACTCCACCGACCCGCTGCTCCTGTTTCTGTATCGCGCCAAATCCGTCAAGAAATCCGAAAGTCAGAGAGTCTCGCTGCTACTGGCCGCGATGAATGAACAGGCTTTGACTGCGATGGAGCTCTTGGATATATGCTGTAGCAGTCTGCCTTCCCATCTTCCTCTGCCTGACGAGAAGACTATCCGCTCGGACCTCAAGTACCTGGAGGAGGTCGGAGTCATCAAGAGGGAGCAAGGGCCCCGCCCCTTCCGTTACCGCATTCAAGACGAATTAATCCGCGGCTTATCGGACGATGAGCTTATCGATTTATATGATTTTGTGGATGTGATGGCGAACACGCAGGTCCCTTCCGTTCAAGGCTACCTGCTGCGCGATGGGTTAAAGAAGCATCTTCTGCACAATCAATTCGAGCAGCATGCTGTTGAACCATTTTTATATAAATATCACTTTTACTCCCGGATCTTGGACGAAGCGCATCTCTTCACGCTCCTTCATGCCATCCGTCTCCGCCGCAAGGTCCGTTTTCTGTACTTCTCGCCGAAGTCTGAAAAAAACTACGCCTCCCAAAACACCAATCCCCTGTTTGAACGGGATACGGAGGGCAAAGCTGAAAAGACGCTGCCGCTGAAAATTGTCTATGATCATCAATATGGAAGATGGTATCTGCTTTCCCACAGCCGGGAGGGGATTCGAAAATACCGCATGGAAGGAATCACGCACATTGAAGAGGATGAACCCGTGGATGAGGCCTGGTATGAGGAAAAGAAAAGCGAGCTTGCCGAGAAAATACGCTACAGTTGGCTGATCGATACGGGACGTCCGGTGACAGTCCGCGCCCGATTTTATAATCCGGGAGGTTCCGGACCGAACTTCATCAAGGAACGGGTACAACTGCAGGGACAGTGGGGACAGATCGTGTCTGAAGATGAACATTCATTTATCTACGAAATTACTGTTAACGGGATCACCGAAATCAAGCCGTGGCTGCGGAGTTTCGGTTCCAGCTGTGAGATTCTGGAGCCTGTTCAGCTGCGCCGGGAAATGATTGCCGAATGGAAGGAGATTCAGTCTTACTATGAATCTGTTTGA
- a CDS encoding NmrA family NAD(P)-binding protein has protein sequence MRYIVTGVDGQLASRVAETVLAEVDGCNLTFTCMKKDRIPKDTVQRWENAGVTIFEINYDDIPSMERAFKDGDRIYIVSGLEVGRRVQQHKNAIDTAIKAGISHITYSSFVGATDPNYAHVFVTPDHTATENYLKSTGITYNAMRNNLYLENYLTMYTMLALMSNNKWLSTAGEGRATLVHKDDCARAAAAALLGKGKDNKAYNIVGSESVSVRDLCNLIKEVSGRDLEYTPVNAEQYYEHLGKLHIPREITGDFSCSPVPFCGDDLVTTDASIKEGLLDVQSDAIEALTGQKPKTARDIIGKYKYIWENNIQNWRDMK, from the coding sequence ATGCGTTATATTGTAACAGGCGTAGACGGTCAACTAGCAAGCCGTGTGGCGGAAACGGTTCTTGCAGAAGTAGATGGTTGCAATTTAACCTTCACATGCATGAAAAAAGACAGAATTCCCAAAGATACGGTTCAACGTTGGGAAAATGCGGGAGTCACAATCTTTGAAATCAATTATGATGACATTCCATCCATGGAACGGGCTTTCAAAGATGGTGATCGTATCTATATTGTCTCTGGCCTTGAAGTAGGCAGAAGAGTCCAGCAACACAAAAATGCAATTGATACGGCAATCAAAGCAGGAATCTCTCACATCACATATAGTTCATTTGTCGGTGCGACAGATCCTAATTACGCTCACGTTTTTGTAACTCCAGACCATACAGCAACTGAAAACTACTTAAAGTCAACAGGTATTACCTACAATGCAATGAGAAATAACTTGTATTTAGAAAACTATCTGACTATGTATACGATGCTGGCACTAATGTCCAACAATAAATGGTTAAGCACTGCCGGCGAAGGCCGGGCTACTTTAGTTCACAAAGATGATTGCGCAAGGGCCGCAGCCGCAGCCCTGCTCGGAAAAGGCAAAGATAACAAGGCTTATAATATCGTAGGATCAGAGTCTGTTTCCGTAAGGGATCTGTGCAACCTCATTAAAGAAGTTTCCGGTAGAGACCTGGAGTATACTCCTGTGAATGCGGAGCAATATTATGAACACCTGGGCAAACTGCACATTCCCAGAGAAATTACCGGAGATTTCTCCTGCTCGCCTGTTCCCTTCTGCGGCGATGATCTCGTGACCACCGATGCCAGCATTAAAGAAGGGCTTTTAGACGTTCAATCCGATGCCATTGAAGCTTTGACTGGACAAAAGCCAAAAACAGCAAGAGATATTATCGGAAAATATAAATATATTTGGGAGAACAATATTCAAAACTGGCGGGATATGAAATAA
- a CDS encoding WYL domain-containing protein, translating into MNLFEKIFNHQIISRLEDSGTFMVTSHERAWLKTMLEHPAAADAFTADTLDKLRSALASDQMMDTTSHLIEKARTMEKQIYHPLLRPLRRHILNKTGIRITCEIKGGRVNTDYPGFPYKLEYSMVKREWYLLWYHTRHHAFMSTRLKKIQSVTPEPIGPSAAQSIQQEIGKTLESRKSEVLIEIVRMYNAELSRILYTFSSFEKNVEYDMENDTYQVRVTLLGDEMEYLLSKIRFLGKRVRVAQSDYLKRRMLESSTKALERYGVNTADEELSS; encoded by the coding sequence ATGAATCTGTTTGAGAAAATATTCAATCACCAGATCATCTCCCGGTTGGAGGATTCCGGTACCTTTATGGTCACGTCACACGAACGGGCCTGGCTGAAGACGATGCTGGAACATCCCGCCGCGGCGGATGCTTTCACAGCAGATACTTTGGACAAGCTGCGTTCTGCCCTCGCCTCGGATCAGATGATGGATACTACAAGCCATTTAATTGAAAAAGCCCGTACGATGGAAAAGCAGATCTACCACCCGCTCCTGCGGCCTTTGCGCCGACACATTCTGAATAAGACGGGCATCCGTATAACCTGCGAGATTAAGGGTGGACGTGTAAACACAGACTATCCGGGTTTTCCGTATAAGCTGGAGTACTCCATGGTCAAACGGGAATGGTATTTGCTCTGGTATCACACCAGGCATCACGCCTTCATGAGCACCAGGCTGAAGAAGATCCAATCCGTCACACCTGAACCTATCGGACCGTCAGCAGCACAAAGCATTCAACAGGAGATCGGAAAAACACTTGAATCCCGTAAGAGTGAAGTGCTCATTGAAATTGTCCGGATGTATAACGCGGAGTTGTCCCGCATCCTGTACACCTTCTCCAGCTTTGAAAAAAACGTTGAGTACGATATGGAGAACGATACCTATCAAGTCCGTGTCACTCTGCTTGGGGACGAAATGGAGTATTTACTTTCCAAGATCCGTTTTCTGGGGAAGCGGGTTCGGGTGGCCCAAAGCGATTATTTAAAAAGACGTATGTTGGAGTCATCGACGAAGGCTTTAGAACGCTACGGGGTTAATACGGCTGATGAGGAGCTGTCTTCGTAA
- a CDS encoding ABC transporter ATP-binding protein encodes MEFLKIENLCKLYGKAENQVTALDHVSLTLEKGEFTAIIGSSGSGKSTLLHIIGGVDVPTSGKVYLEGQDVYAQSNEKLAIFRRRQVGLIYQFHNLIPTLNVVENITLPILMDKRKVNGERLNDLLEMLGLQDRKTHLPNQLSGGQQQRVSIGRALMNAPAVMLADEPTGSLDSRNGHEIIKLLKESNKKYGQTLLLVTHDENIALQADRIIGISDGKVVRDERVRP; translated from the coding sequence ATGGAGTTTTTAAAAATTGAAAATTTATGCAAGCTCTATGGCAAGGCCGAAAATCAAGTTACTGCGCTAGACCATGTTTCGCTTACCCTCGAAAAGGGGGAGTTTACCGCAATTATCGGCTCCTCCGGCTCCGGCAAATCCACGTTGCTGCACATCATCGGCGGCGTGGACGTGCCGACAAGCGGAAAAGTGTATTTGGAGGGGCAGGATGTATATGCCCAAAGCAATGAAAAACTCGCCATCTTCCGCAGGCGGCAGGTCGGACTGATCTACCAGTTTCACAACCTCATTCCCACGCTGAATGTGGTGGAAAACATCACCTTGCCTATCCTGATGGACAAGCGGAAGGTCAACGGGGAACGGCTGAATGACCTGCTCGAAATGCTTGGGCTGCAAGACCGCAAAACGCATTTACCCAATCAGCTTTCGGGTGGTCAGCAACAGCGCGTTTCCATAGGACGTGCCTTGATGAATGCCCCGGCGGTCATGCTTGCCGACGAACCCACGGGCAGTCTGGACAGCCGGAATGGACATGAAATCATCAAGCTGCTGAAAGAAAGCAATAAAAAATATGGGCAGACCCTGCTCCTCGTCACCCATGACGAGAATATCGCCCTCCAGGCAGACCGCATTATCGGCATATCAGACGGCAAAGTAGTGCGGGACGAGAGGGTGCGGCCATGA